The Amaranthus tricolor cultivar Red isolate AtriRed21 chromosome 6, ASM2621246v1, whole genome shotgun sequence genome has a segment encoding these proteins:
- the LOC130814532 gene encoding protein FAR-RED ELONGATED HYPOCOTYL 3-like, which yields MIVGSSRKPPERPWTVRVCPGEKGKHNHPFLVYRDGHVRANRINVDIREHIRQLSATRMQPAFIMNSIRDNFPGFYASLNQIYNIRQSIRKEEMEGRTPLQHCLHMATELNYVVWTDLDNEGQLSRLLIANPTSIQMIRTWPYVVLIDTTYKTNKQKWPLCEVNGMMPTNHNFLVAFCLMRDEAAVSYSWVLQGLRDIFGTAQTPSVIVTDRDEGLSAAIRDVFPDVRHLLCIWHIGNDVENMVDKLCGGKKNQQGQVFRKSRWNPLVESSTIEEYEDKWQVIVSTWSVRNKKVVRYLTGTWIPLREKFVRAWTNDCLHLGNRTTSRVESQHSSFKYYLGSGNSSFDTLFKRAHAQITNQQATIRQALQDSMSSVQRSM from the exons atgattgtaggaagtagtcgtaaaccaccagaaagaccttggacagtaagggtgtgtcctggtgaaaagggaaaacataaccacccgttcttggtgtacagagatggtcatgtaagggcaaataggattaatgtagacattcgggagcacatacgacagcttagtgcaaccagaatgcaaccggcctttattatgaattctattagagataattttcctggtttttatgctagtctgaatcagatatataatattagacaatcaataaggaaagaagagatggagggtaggactccccttcaacactgtcttcatatggccacagaacttaattatgtggtatggacagacttggataacgaagggcaattgagcagactattaattgcaaatcctacctctatccaaatgatacgtacgtggccgtatgttgtgctgatagatacaacgtacaaaacgaacaaacaaaagtggccactatgtgaagtgaacGGAATGatgccaaccaatcacaatttcttggttgcgttttgtttgatgcgagatgaggcggctgtgtcgtattcgtgggtgctgcagggattgagagatattttcggcactgctcagactcctagcgtcattgtaaccgatcgagacgaaggtttatctgcagctattcgtgacgtcttcccag atgtgcggcatttgttatgcatctggcatattggcaacgacgttgagaacatggtggacaagttgtgtggcggcaagaaaaatcaacaagggcaggtattcaggaaaagtagatggaaccccttggttgaaagttctacgatCGAGGAATATGAAGATAAATGGCAAGTgatcgtcagtacgtggtcggttaggaacaaaaaggtcgttcggtatttgactggaacatggattccactgagagagaaatttgtccgtgcgtggacgaatgattgtttacacttgggtaaccggactaccagcagagttgaaagccaacactcgtcttttaagtattaccttggtagcggtaatagctcattcgatacccttttcaaaagggcgcacgcacagattacaaatcagcaagctacaatccgacaagcgctacaggattCCATGTCTTCTGTACAAAGATCGATGTGA